One segment of Pseudodesulfovibrio sp. 5S69 DNA contains the following:
- the thrC gene encoding threonine synthase has protein sequence MNKTPRPDHITGMRCTICGKTYLPGEVDYVCPDHGNEGILDIEYDYDAIGRRISPQSLAQDRTCSQWRYRPLLPVLPDTPAPAASVGWTPLYETGRLAKSVGLGTLYVKDDSRQPTGSLKDRASALAVMKAREAGADMITTASTGNAAAALAGMCAASDMACTIFVPRSAPRAKVAQLLAYGARVFLVDGSYDDAFELCLKAAREYGWYNRNTGFNPYMAEGKKTAAFEICEQLGWQCPDAVFVGVGDGCIISGLHKGFMDMFRLGWIDRLPRLMGVQAEGSDFLYRCWKEGADPVTFPAIRAHTVADSISAGLPRDRRKALAAVNGTGGAFLRVSDEAILAAIPELARASGVFAEPAGASPLAGLHAALDRDLVAGDETCVLLVTGSGLKDVDATIKACDAEPPVIAPTLGALEDALDNTTRNQES, from the coding sequence ATGAACAAGACACCCCGGCCCGATCACATCACAGGAATGCGCTGCACCATCTGCGGCAAGACCTACCTCCCCGGCGAGGTGGACTACGTCTGTCCGGACCACGGCAACGAAGGCATCCTGGACATCGAATACGACTACGACGCCATCGGGCGACGAATTTCCCCCCAGAGCCTGGCCCAGGACAGGACATGCAGCCAGTGGCGCTACCGCCCGCTTTTGCCGGTCCTGCCCGACACCCCGGCTCCGGCCGCGAGCGTGGGCTGGACCCCGCTCTACGAGACCGGCCGCCTGGCCAAATCGGTCGGTCTCGGCACCCTGTACGTCAAGGACGACTCCCGCCAGCCCACCGGCTCCCTCAAGGACCGGGCCAGCGCCCTGGCCGTGATGAAGGCGCGCGAGGCCGGCGCGGATATGATCACCACCGCCTCCACCGGCAACGCGGCCGCCGCCCTGGCGGGCATGTGCGCGGCGAGCGACATGGCCTGCACCATCTTCGTGCCCCGCTCGGCCCCGAGGGCCAAAGTAGCCCAGCTTTTGGCCTACGGGGCCAGGGTCTTCCTGGTGGACGGCAGCTACGACGACGCCTTCGAACTGTGCCTGAAGGCCGCGAGGGAATACGGCTGGTACAACCGCAACACCGGCTTCAACCCGTACATGGCCGAAGGCAAGAAGACCGCCGCCTTCGAGATCTGCGAACAGCTCGGCTGGCAGTGCCCGGACGCCGTGTTCGTGGGCGTGGGCGACGGCTGCATCATCTCCGGCCTGCACAAGGGGTTCATGGACATGTTCCGGCTGGGCTGGATCGACCGCCTGCCCCGGCTCATGGGCGTCCAGGCCGAGGGCAGCGACTTCCTGTACCGCTGCTGGAAGGAAGGGGCCGACCCGGTGACCTTTCCGGCCATCCGGGCCCACACCGTGGCCGACAGTATTTCCGCGGGGCTGCCCCGCGACCGCCGCAAGGCCCTGGCCGCGGTCAACGGCACGGGCGGGGCCTTCCTGCGCGTGTCCGACGAGGCCATCCTCGCGGCCATCCCGGAACTGGCCCGCGCCAGCGGCGTGTTCGCCGAACCCGCCGGAGCCTCGCCCCTGGCCGGGCTGCACGCGGCCCTGGACCGGGACCTGGTGGCCGGGGACGAGACCTGCGTGCTGCTCGTGACCGGCTCCGGGCTCAAGGACGTGGACGCGACCATCAAGGCCTGCGACGCCGAGCCCCCGGTCATCGCCCCGACCCTCGGCGCCCTGGAAGACGCCCTGGACAACACTACGCGAAACCAAGAATCATAA
- a CDS encoding pyridoxal-phosphate dependent enzyme: protein MLDLTINPQGLESAVACAREKNIVIPTLEQMCHPEKIPAAVKEKLGSVGLWDLNPLNLFRITWKNEPAVSGGTYAGVNHIELPSSLTGVPARIVMLVGKWFPTGAHKVGAAFGCLAPRLVTGQFDPRRQKAVWPSTGNYCRGGAYDSNLLGCESIAILPEGMSRERFDWLSQVAGETIKTPGSESNVKEIFDKCWELRKSGDDIMIFNQFDDMGNYLWHYTVTGRAMVELVESLTDDADKRFKGVVLSTGSGGTLASGDYLKQQYAHVKVAACEALQCPTLLNNGFGAHRIEGIGDKHVPWVHNVRNTDMVIAVDDEVPMNLIRLFNEPAGVKALKEHGVPDEIADNLHLLGISSVANMISAVKFAKYYELGEDDVVLSVATDSMEMYQSRLAELTEDKGAYGEKDAAYSRGMLAATAIDNMEELGYYDRKRIHNLKYYTWIEQQGMAFEDIQAQWYDENYWKSVQKLAPEVDRLINEFNARTGLLEG, encoded by the coding sequence ATGCTTGACCTGACCATCAACCCGCAGGGCCTGGAAAGCGCCGTGGCCTGCGCGCGCGAGAAGAATATCGTCATCCCCACCCTGGAACAGATGTGCCACCCGGAGAAGATTCCGGCCGCCGTCAAGGAGAAGTTGGGCTCCGTGGGGCTGTGGGACCTCAACCCCCTGAACCTCTTCCGCATCACCTGGAAGAACGAGCCCGCCGTGAGCGGCGGCACGTATGCGGGCGTGAACCACATCGAGTTGCCCTCCTCCCTGACCGGCGTGCCCGCGCGCATCGTCATGCTGGTCGGCAAGTGGTTCCCCACCGGGGCCCACAAGGTCGGCGCGGCCTTCGGCTGCCTGGCCCCGCGCCTGGTCACCGGCCAGTTCGACCCGCGCAGGCAGAAGGCGGTCTGGCCGTCCACCGGCAACTACTGCCGTGGCGGGGCCTACGACTCCAACCTGCTCGGCTGCGAATCCATCGCCATCCTGCCCGAGGGCATGAGCCGGGAGCGCTTCGACTGGCTGTCCCAGGTGGCGGGCGAGACCATCAAGACCCCGGGTTCCGAGTCCAACGTCAAGGAGATCTTCGACAAGTGCTGGGAGCTGCGGAAGAGCGGCGACGACATCATGATCTTCAACCAGTTCGACGACATGGGCAACTACCTGTGGCACTACACCGTGACCGGCCGGGCCATGGTCGAGCTGGTCGAGTCCCTGACCGACGACGCGGACAAGCGGTTCAAGGGCGTGGTCCTGTCCACGGGCTCGGGCGGCACCCTGGCCAGCGGCGACTACCTCAAGCAGCAGTACGCCCACGTCAAGGTGGCCGCCTGCGAGGCCTTGCAATGCCCCACCCTGCTGAACAACGGGTTCGGCGCGCACCGCATCGAGGGCATCGGCGACAAGCACGTGCCCTGGGTGCACAACGTGCGCAACACGGACATGGTCATCGCCGTGGACGACGAGGTGCCCATGAACCTCATCCGGCTGTTCAACGAGCCCGCGGGCGTCAAGGCCCTCAAGGAGCACGGCGTGCCGGACGAGATCGCCGACAACCTGCACCTGCTGGGCATCTCCTCGGTGGCCAACATGATCTCGGCCGTCAAGTTCGCCAAGTACTACGAGTTGGGCGAGGACGACGTGGTCCTGAGCGTGGCCACGGACTCCATGGAGATGTACCAGAGCCGCCTGGCCGAGCTGACCGAGGATAAGGGCGCATACGGCGAAAAGGACGCCGCCTATTCGCGCGGCATGTTGGCCGCCACGGCCATCGACAACATGGAGGAGCTCGGCTACTACGACCGCAAGCGCATCCACAACCTCAAGTACTACACCTGGATCGAACAGCAGGGCATGGCCTTCGAGGACATCCAGGCCCAGTGGTACGACGAGAACTACTGGAAGTCCGTCCAAAAGCTGGCCCCCGAGGTGGACAGGCTGATCAACGAATTCAACGCTCGCACCGGTCTGCTCGAAGGCTAG